The Cucumis melo cultivar AY chromosome 6, USDA_Cmelo_AY_1.0, whole genome shotgun sequence genome includes a region encoding these proteins:
- the LOC103490826 gene encoding uncharacterized protein LOC103490826, which yields MALDVHMFEALNPSRFISFSFPNPCNSRSSLRIAVLDSPIQPTHSPSVAAMFVPPGLETDWIFSTESGHYHLLFDSPGISRLILVGDQEPVAGLDSLPIYNRQDSASTWSRLVVSLQPLLLALFPKSCFKNGIPEVPILSFVDNVIRRVVLERCIGSSVGEFLVENVEIERKSFETREFRRRLRFKRMPNLIQTEIRLIPEANLNLDDVEIQNMQFKPDTRVLVHPYLPPMAASLSLIASSIDKQIQTGHRPKALCVGVGGGALLSFLATHLDFEVMGVEMDMEVLRVAQQYFGLVDNEFLHISIGDATEFLQNASKSVKKQKCESFGVHMSSLYDVIMFDLDSSDARNGISSPPLEFVGRDVLLSARSVLSEHGILIVNVIPLDKFFFDALINEFRSIFDDLFQIDVDNGENFVVIASVCSIKSFPNVTKKEMNSFSSRLRSFLSGAYMDSIKRI from the coding sequence ATGGCGCTTGACGTGCATATGTTCGAAGCTTTAAACCCTTCTCGTTTCATATCATTCTCTTTTCCTAATCCATGTAACTCGCGTTCTTCTCTCCGGATCGCCGTCCTTGATTCGCCGATCCAACCCACCCATTCCCCTTCCGTCGCCGCCATGTTCGTTCCCCCGGGCCTTGAAACCGATTGGATTTTTTCCACGGAATCTGGACACTATCACCTTCTATTCGATTCCCCTGGAATTTCACGCTTGATTCTAGTCGGAGATCAAGAACCGGTGGCTGGCCTTGATTCTCTTCCAATCTACAATCGTCAGGATTCGGCTTCGACCTGGAGTCGGCTAGTGGTGAGTTTACAGCCACTTCTTCTTGCTTTATTCCCAAAATCATGTTTCAAAAATGGAATTCCTGAAGTTCCAATTCTTAGTTTCGTCGATAACGTTATACGTAGGGTAGTTTTAGAGAGATGTATTGGTTCTTCCGTTGGTGAATTTCTGGTTGAGAATGTGGAAATCGAGAGAAAATCATTCGAAACTAGGGAATTTAGGAGACGATTGAGGTTCAAAAGGATGCCGAACTTGATTCAAACAGAAATTCGTCTGATTCCCGAGGCCAATCTTAATTTAGATGACGTTGAAATTCAAAACATGCAGTTCAAACCAGATACTAGGGTTTTGGTTCATCCTTACTTACCTCCAATGGCCGCAAGCCTTTCATTGATTGCCTCCTCCATTGACAAACAGATTCAAACTGGCCATAGACCGAAAGCCCTGTGTGTTGGAGTTGGTGGTGGAGCTCTGCTTTCCTTCCTTGCAACCCATTTAGATTTTGAAGTTATGGGTGTAGAAATGGACATGGAGGTTCTCAGAGTTGCACAACAGTATTTTGGATTGGTAGATAATGAATTTCTTCACATCTCCATTGGAGATGCTACTGAATTTCTTCAAAATGCTTCAAAGTCCGTCAAGAAACAGAAGTGTGAATCGTTTGGTGTTCACATGTCTTCTTTGTATGATGTAATCATGTTTGATTTGGATTCAAGTGATGCTCGAAACGGCATAAGTTCGCCACCACTGGAGTTTGTTGGGAGAGATGTTCTTTTGAGTGCTAGATCAGTTCTTTCTGAACATGGGATTCTTATAGTGAATGTGATTCCTCTTGATAAATTCTTCTTTGATGCATTGATAAATGAATTCAGATCCATTTTTGATGATTTGTTTCAGATAGATGTTGATAATGGTGAAAACTTTGTTGTCATTGCTTCTGTTTGTTCAATCAAGTCTTTTCCTAACGTTACAAAGAAAGAGATGAACAGCTTTTCATCTAGATTGAGATCATTCCTCTCAGGAGCATACATGGACTCCATAAAAAGGATATGA